A window of the Aquimarina spinulae genome harbors these coding sequences:
- a CDS encoding outer membrane lipoprotein-sorting protein, giving the protein MNALKSITVALVLAISTSFYAQTADEIVNNYFENTGGKENWEKLEGITMKGVMKMQGMEIPFEQVMMKDGRQSTTIELQGNKMIWAAYDGKTSWSRNQQTMEAEKSDNEATENMKKQMKDWPSPFLNYKEKGYAIELIGKETVDGTETFKIKVTKDPITVNGQSQPNISHYYFDTENFVPIIIEEEIQDGPMKGQKIKMSISDYQEVEGLYFPFSQSSEFQSMDFKEFDLNPEVEAALFAFPEGK; this is encoded by the coding sequence ATGAATGCTTTAAAATCTATTACAGTAGCTCTTGTATTAGCTATCTCAACATCGTTCTATGCACAAACTGCAGATGAAATAGTTAATAATTACTTCGAAAATACAGGAGGAAAAGAAAATTGGGAAAAACTAGAAGGCATTACTATGAAAGGAGTAATGAAAATGCAAGGGATGGAAATTCCTTTTGAACAAGTTATGATGAAAGATGGGCGCCAGTCTACCACTATTGAACTACAAGGAAACAAGATGATCTGGGCTGCATATGACGGAAAAACCTCGTGGTCTAGAAACCAACAAACTATGGAAGCTGAAAAAAGCGATAATGAAGCTACAGAAAACATGAAGAAGCAAATGAAAGATTGGCCTTCTCCATTTTTAAATTATAAAGAAAAGGGATATGCAATAGAACTTATAGGTAAAGAAACTGTTGATGGAACAGAAACTTTTAAAATAAAAGTAACCAAAGACCCTATTACAGTTAATGGTCAATCACAACCAAATATTTCTCATTACTATTTTGATACCGAAAATTTTGTACCTATCATAATTGAAGAAGAAATTCAGGATGGCCCAATGAAAGGTCAGAAAATAAAAATGTCTATTAGTGATTATCAGGAAGTAGAAGGATTGTACTTTCCTTTCTCACAAAGTAGTGAGTTCCAAAGCATGGATTTTAAGGAGTTTGATCTCAATCCAGAAGTAGAAGCTGCATTATTCGCTTTCCCAGAAGGAAAATAA